A DNA window from Halomicrobium mukohataei DSM 12286 contains the following coding sequences:
- a CDS encoding aldo/keto reductase: MATQSATWAYRDDHDDFARTYFRRFGDCVVSSIGVGTYLGDPTDEQDERYREAIADALRSGINVVDTAINYRHQRSERVVGDVVRTGPVDRESVLVATKGGFVPFDEDRPDDPGAYVGSEYLDTGIVDSDDLVRGHHCIAPAFIEDQLDRSLDNLGVDTIDLYYVHNPETQLEANSRAAVYDQLEATFERLERRRAAGDIRHYGVATWDAFRVPADHDSYLSLPEIVRRAQSAAATVENETTGFRGVQLPFNVQMADAFTVEAHEGAEGTQSALWFAHEAELSVFTSASIMQGELSTGLPDDIAARLDGDTSVQRSINFARSPPGVTSALVGMGSPEHVVENVAAGRYEPLGASAFDAVFE, encoded by the coding sequence ATGGCAACTCAGTCGGCGACCTGGGCCTACCGTGACGACCACGACGACTTCGCCCGCACTTACTTCAGGCGGTTCGGCGACTGTGTCGTCTCGAGCATCGGCGTCGGCACCTACCTGGGCGATCCGACCGACGAGCAAGACGAGCGCTACCGGGAAGCGATCGCCGATGCGCTCCGCTCCGGAATCAACGTCGTCGACACGGCGATCAACTACCGACACCAGCGCTCGGAGCGCGTCGTCGGCGACGTCGTCCGGACGGGGCCGGTCGACAGAGAGTCGGTCCTCGTGGCGACGAAAGGCGGATTCGTCCCCTTCGACGAGGACCGCCCGGACGATCCCGGCGCGTACGTCGGGTCGGAGTATCTCGACACCGGCATCGTCGACAGCGACGACCTCGTCCGCGGGCACCACTGCATCGCACCGGCGTTCATCGAGGACCAGCTCGACCGCTCGCTGGACAACCTCGGTGTGGACACGATCGACCTCTACTACGTCCACAACCCGGAGACACAGCTCGAAGCGAACTCGCGAGCGGCGGTGTACGACCAGCTCGAAGCGACCTTCGAGCGCCTGGAGCGACGCCGCGCGGCGGGAGACATCAGACACTACGGCGTGGCGACGTGGGACGCGTTCCGGGTGCCAGCGGACCACGACAGCTACCTCTCGCTGCCCGAGATCGTGCGTCGTGCACAGTCGGCGGCCGCCACGGTGGAAAACGAGACGACCGGCTTTCGCGGGGTCCAGCTCCCGTTCAACGTTCAGATGGCCGACGCCTTCACCGTCGAGGCCCACGAGGGCGCGGAGGGCACCCAGTCCGCGCTGTGGTTCGCCCACGAGGCCGAGCTGTCGGTGTTTACCAGCGCGTCGATCATGCAAGGGGAGCTGTCGACGGGGCTGCCCGACGATATCGCGGCCAGACTAGACGGCGACACCAGCGTCCAGCGGTCGATCAACTTCGCCCGGTCTCCGCCGGGCGTCACGTCCGCACTGGTCGGGATGGGATCGCCCGAACACGTCGTCGAGAACGTCGCGGCCGGTCGGTACGAACCACTCGGTGCGAGCGCGTTCGACGCCGTCTTCGAGTAG
- a CDS encoding DUF5791 family protein produces the protein MIRGEFEDAGEQSPETLRRAYETRLSETVESVGVDRAVDETPLNRDRITALLDGASPDIELTEAAAILALDEDRPHADTIAADARDILLMGMTTAVLDVETLASGIDGQLEPKEIQQKVEGRFPMTVAEYALLHQFIAQREG, from the coding sequence ATGATCAGAGGCGAATTCGAGGACGCGGGCGAGCAGTCACCAGAGACTCTCCGGCGGGCCTACGAGACGCGGCTGTCCGAGACCGTCGAATCCGTCGGCGTCGACCGGGCCGTCGACGAGACGCCGCTGAACCGAGACCGGATCACGGCGTTGCTCGACGGTGCCTCCCCGGATATCGAACTCACCGAGGCCGCGGCGATCCTGGCGCTCGACGAGGACCGTCCTCACGCCGACACGATCGCCGCGGACGCGCGGGACATCCTCCTGATGGGGATGACGACGGCGGTCCTCGACGTGGAAACGCTCGCGTCGGGTATCGACGGCCAGCTCGAACCGAAGGAGATTCAGCAGAAGGTCGAGGGCCGGTTTCCGATGACCGTCGCGGAGTACGCCCTGCTCCACCAGTTCATCGCCCAGCGCGAGGGGTGA
- a CDS encoding MFS transporter, with translation MSRRTVFGSLLGLVFLVNLARVVFAPLLEPLGTALDANDAALGTIATLAWLGSALPRIPTGYLLTHISRSVVILASSGILAVAAVATSLANSVPAVMVGAFLMGLASGSYFIAGNPLASELFPDRVGSTLGIHGTASQLAAVSAPAIVVAALGVGDWRTVFRAMAVAAVVSGIAFALTARRTEMPDAGAEDTAFLAAARHQWRIVLAGVAVIGVTGLVWNGLFNFYVKYFLAKGLTGAQANQLLTIAFGAGVPAFFVSGRLADRLPVLPYILSIIGGFLLSVYATTLLSGYLGLAVLSAVLGYVIHSLFPAVDTYLLGSLPDHHRGSAYAVYSGTMMIIQASGSTIVGSLSSAGYSFETIFTWLVAVLAAVLLGLTGLYVDGQLPTGARA, from the coding sequence GTGTCTCGTCGAACGGTCTTCGGGTCGTTGCTGGGGCTCGTCTTCCTGGTCAACCTCGCACGGGTCGTGTTCGCGCCCCTGCTGGAGCCACTCGGTACCGCGCTCGACGCCAACGACGCCGCGCTGGGGACCATCGCGACGCTCGCGTGGCTCGGGAGCGCACTGCCTCGCATCCCGACTGGCTACCTCCTGACGCACATCTCTCGCAGCGTCGTCATCCTCGCGTCCTCGGGAATCCTGGCGGTCGCGGCCGTCGCCACGTCGCTCGCCAACAGCGTCCCGGCCGTGATGGTGGGGGCCTTCCTGATGGGACTGGCCAGCGGCTCGTACTTCATCGCGGGCAATCCCCTGGCGAGCGAACTGTTCCCCGACCGGGTCGGCTCGACCCTGGGTATCCACGGCACCGCCAGCCAGCTCGCCGCCGTCAGTGCACCGGCGATCGTCGTTGCCGCTCTGGGCGTCGGCGACTGGCGCACCGTGTTCCGAGCGATGGCCGTCGCCGCCGTCGTCTCCGGGATCGCCTTCGCCCTCACCGCTCGTCGGACGGAGATGCCCGACGCCGGTGCGGAAGACACCGCCTTCCTGGCGGCCGCGCGCCACCAGTGGCGGATCGTGCTCGCGGGCGTGGCCGTCATCGGCGTCACGGGGCTGGTCTGGAACGGCCTGTTCAACTTCTACGTGAAGTACTTCCTCGCGAAGGGGCTGACCGGTGCCCAGGCGAACCAGTTGCTGACGATCGCGTTCGGCGCTGGCGTGCCGGCTTTCTTCGTCTCCGGGCGGCTGGCCGACCGACTGCCGGTGTTGCCCTACATCCTCTCGATCATCGGCGGGTTCCTGCTCTCGGTCTACGCGACGACGCTGCTGTCCGGCTATCTCGGGCTGGCGGTCCTCAGCGCCGTTCTCGGCTACGTGATCCACAGCCTCTTTCCCGCGGTCGACACGTACCTGCTGGGCTCGCTCCCGGACCACCACCGCGGGAGCGCCTACGCCGTCTACAGCGGGACGATGATGATCATCCAGGCCTCGGGAAGTACGATCGTCGGCAGCCTCTCGTCGGCCGGCTACTCCTTCGAGACGATCTTCACCTGGCTGGTGGCGGTGCTCGCGGCGGTGTTGCTCGGGCTCACGGGACTGTACGTCGACGGCCAGCTTCCGACCGGCGCACGGGCGTAG
- a CDS encoding SDR family oxidoreductase — translation MRVAILGCGYVGLALCRQLTDAGHDVVGVRRSPDAAAAIEDAGGTAVRADVTDADDLAAVPDVDAVVFAASSGGRGADAARRVYVEGLQTVIDHFGARDDPPARLVYTSSTGVYGDHDGDWVDETTPLDPQTDKTRVLAEAERIARERALDRGIDGTVARFAGLYGPDRYRLERYLDGPVTEGYLNMVHRADAAGAVAFLLREGVARDETVLVVDDEPVSKWAFADWLADECGVAEPPKRTTAERLADDDLSETARRRIQTSKRCSNDRLHSLGYEFAHPTFRSGYRDAIERYRAAN, via the coding sequence ATGCGGGTCGCCATCCTCGGCTGTGGCTACGTCGGGCTGGCTCTCTGTCGCCAGCTGACCGACGCGGGCCACGACGTGGTCGGTGTGCGCCGCTCTCCAGACGCCGCGGCGGCGATCGAGGACGCCGGTGGCACGGCGGTCCGGGCCGACGTGACCGACGCCGACGACCTCGCTGCCGTCCCCGACGTAGACGCGGTCGTCTTCGCTGCCAGTTCCGGCGGGCGGGGAGCCGACGCGGCGCGCCGGGTGTACGTCGAGGGCCTCCAGACGGTGATCGACCACTTCGGAGCGCGCGACGATCCGCCAGCGCGGCTCGTGTACACGTCCAGTACGGGCGTGTACGGCGACCACGACGGCGACTGGGTCGACGAAACGACGCCGCTCGACCCCCAGACCGACAAGACGCGGGTCCTCGCCGAGGCCGAGCGCATCGCCAGAGAGCGGGCACTGGACCGCGGCATCGACGGGACCGTCGCCCGCTTTGCCGGACTGTACGGCCCCGACCGGTACCGCCTGGAGCGGTACCTCGACGGCCCCGTCACCGAGGGGTACCTGAACATGGTTCACCGCGCGGACGCGGCGGGCGCGGTCGCGTTCCTCCTCCGCGAGGGAGTGGCTCGGGACGAGACCGTGCTGGTCGTCGACGACGAACCGGTCTCGAAGTGGGCCTTCGCCGACTGGCTGGCCGACGAGTGTGGCGTCGCGGAGCCACCCAAACGAACCACGGCCGAGCGCCTCGCGGACGACGACCTCTCGGAGACCGCGCGTCGCCGGATCCAGACGAGCAAGCGCTGCTCGAACGACCGACTGCACTCGCTGGGCTACGAGTTCGCCCATCCGACCTTCCGGTCGGGGTACCGCGACGCGATCGAGCGCTACCGGGCCGCGAACTGA
- a CDS encoding HVO_0758 family zinc finger protein, translating to MDSVRSGLRAGDLEKDNYGRLSCTSCGKQLGTENDPDEIGKIRVCPGCESKWQEM from the coding sequence ATGGACTCAGTACGGTCCGGACTTCGGGCGGGGGATCTGGAGAAGGACAACTACGGGCGGCTCTCCTGTACCAGCTGTGGCAAGCAGCTGGGAACGGAGAACGACCCCGACGAGATCGGAAAGATCCGCGTCTGTCCCGGCTGTGAGAGCAAGTGGCAGGAGATGTAG
- a CDS encoding DHH family phosphoesterase — MPIWQVGGLQRVVDSVTVFARESPLVAALVVVGILVFLVGVRLAIDRLRRSPAERFQRLLASTDEVAVLMHPNPDPDAMSSALAVDRLATQAGSSPTLYYPGQIRHQENRAFQTVLDLDFDRIEKAGQLQESEVVLVDHNEARGFPGAESIDPIAVIDHHPGGGEGSELSDVRTGYGACATIFAEYFETLDWELADGDATADDNQIDQQVATGLLYGIQSDTKQLTKGCSSAEFSAAEYLYDGIDEDLLDRIANPQVDAEVLDVKARAITDRQIKNAFAISDVGAVSNVDAIPQAADELLRLEGVTAVVVMGRKEDTLHLSGRSRDDRVHMGNVLQTVVDDIPMGSAGGHARMGGGQLSIDHMNGIGPGSGVAMTDFKGHLFDAMAGDI, encoded by the coding sequence ATGCCGATCTGGCAAGTGGGTGGCCTCCAGCGAGTCGTCGATAGCGTCACCGTGTTCGCGCGTGAATCGCCGCTGGTGGCCGCGCTCGTGGTCGTCGGGATCCTCGTCTTTCTCGTCGGGGTTCGCCTCGCGATCGACAGACTCCGCCGGTCGCCGGCCGAACGCTTCCAGCGACTGCTGGCGTCGACCGACGAGGTCGCCGTGTTGATGCATCCGAATCCCGATCCGGACGCGATGTCGAGTGCGCTGGCCGTCGACAGGCTGGCGACGCAGGCCGGTTCGTCGCCGACGCTGTACTACCCCGGACAGATTCGCCATCAGGAAAACCGCGCGTTTCAGACCGTTCTGGATCTGGACTTCGATCGCATCGAGAAGGCCGGACAGCTACAAGAGAGCGAGGTCGTCCTGGTCGATCACAACGAGGCGCGTGGGTTCCCCGGCGCGGAGAGCATCGATCCGATCGCCGTGATCGACCACCATCCCGGCGGCGGCGAGGGGTCGGAGCTGTCCGACGTTCGCACCGGCTACGGTGCCTGTGCGACGATCTTCGCCGAGTACTTCGAGACTCTCGACTGGGAACTGGCCGACGGCGACGCGACGGCCGACGACAACCAGATCGACCAACAGGTCGCGACCGGGCTGCTATACGGCATCCAGTCAGACACGAAACAGCTCACGAAGGGGTGTTCGTCCGCGGAGTTCTCTGCGGCCGAGTACCTCTACGACGGGATCGACGAAGACCTGCTCGACAGAATCGCGAACCCACAGGTCGACGCCGAGGTCCTGGACGTGAAAGCCCGTGCGATCACCGACCGCCAGATCAAGAACGCCTTCGCGATCAGCGACGTGGGCGCGGTCTCGAACGTGGACGCGATTCCACAGGCTGCCGACGAACTGCTCCGACTGGAGGGCGTGACGGCGGTCGTCGTGATGGGGCGCAAAGAGGACACGCTGCACCTCTCCGGGCGCTCGCGCGACGACCGCGTCCACATGGGTAACGTCCTCCAGACGGTCGTCGACGACATTCCGATGGGGTCGGCGGGCGGCCACGCCCGGATGGGCGGGGGCCAGCTCTCGATCGATCACATGAACGGGATCGGACCGGGAAGCGGCGTCGCGATGACCGACTTCAAGGGGCACCTGTTCGACGCGATGGCCGGCGACATCTGA